In Candidatus Binataceae bacterium, the genomic stretch GAAGTCTCTGACTGATTCTTTACTCGCCCGCCTCCGCCATCCGCAAACGCATTTTTTCGGGTGTCGCATGCGCGGCAGGCCCCTCCACCGCAAGGCCTGAATTCTGCGTTCGGGCGCTTACTGCAAGTCCTGAATGAAGCATCTTCCTTTTATCTAAAGATTTATGTCCCGCTCGCTGCGAAGAGCCCGTGAGAACAAGGCTACTTGACGCCCGGTCGCACGCTCGGAGATATAAGGGTTAGGAGAGGCGCCATGATTCTTAAAACGCTGGATATCGATCCGAAGGATTTCGAGAGCCGTACGGGATGGACGATCAAGCCCGAGGGCGCGTGTAAGGGCGAGGTATGCGTGGCGCTTCCGGCGGGTACTGCGTCCGGCGCGAAGCTCAATGCTCACGTGCTCTCGGAACGCCTGGGAATGCCCCTGATTCACGACCCTGAAGCGAAGGTCTGGTGCCTTGGACCGGAAGCGATGGGGCGTGCCCTGACCACCGCACACGCGTCGGAACTGGTGCTGCCCGACTACCAGGGCAAGCAGTTCCACCTGAGTTCTCTCCGCGGGCAGAAGGTGCTCATCGTCACCTGGTCTTCATGGTGAGGATGTCGCCTTGACCTGCCCGTGTGGCAGGCGCTGCGCAACGAACTTCATCCCCAGGGCCTCGAAATCGTAACCATCGCGCTTGATGTCGATGCGGAAGCAGCGCGGCAATGGATCGAGCAGACCAAGCCCGACAATCCGTCGCTAATCGATAGCGCGCATCGGGTCGATGAGCTTTTCGGCGTGATCAACGTGCCGAACGGCGTGTGGATCGACGAGGAGGGCATGATCGTCAGGCCGGTCGAGCAGGCTTGGCCCGAGCGTGACTCGGCGCCCGATTGGCAGAAGATGGCCGACAGCCCGGATATCCCCGAGCAGTTGCGGGAGACGCTTCAGCTCGCGAGCCATATCGTTATACAGCCCAAAGAATACACGGCCGCGCTACGCGACTGGGTCGCCAAGGGCGAGGCGAGCCGTTACGCGCTCCCGCCGCAGGAAGTGATCAGGCGCAGCGGACCGCGCGACGAGGCGCAAGCGCAGGCAGCGGCATACTTCGAGTTGGGGCAGTACTTGTGGGAGAACGGCAAGCGCGATCTTGCGCCGCGT encodes the following:
- a CDS encoding ResA-like WAxxUGC motif-containing protein, which produces MILKTLDIDPKDFESRTGWTIKPEGACKGEVCVALPAGTASGAKLNAHVLSERLGMPLIHDPEAKVWCLGPEAMGRALTTAHASELVLPDYQGKQFHLSSLRGQKVLIVTWSSWUGCRLDLPVWQALRNELHPQGLEIVTIALDVDAEAARQWIEQTKPDNPSLIDSAHRVDELFGVINVPNGVWIDEEGMIVRPVEQAWPERDSAPDWQKMADSPDIPEQLRETLQLASHIVIQPKEYTAALRDWVAKGEASRYALPPQEVIRRSGPRDEAQAQAAAYFELGQYLWENGKRDLAPRHWREAHRLQPDNWTYKRQAWSLADPFQGQSELYDSCWVKDVQKIGAENYYPPLNLSPASAK